In Flavobacterium hankyongi, the genomic window TTATCGGCTTGGGGTGCAAGAGAATTGTTTGAAAAAAATTATCAGTTTACACTTCAAGTAAATTGGTTAAATGATTTGGATTTTGATATAGTTTTAGAAGATTTAAAAGAAATAAAAGAAGAAAATTCAAAGAAATCAGTGTCTAAATTTTGCCCTTTCGATTTCCCAAAACGATTATGGGAAAGCTTGCTTAAAGCTTCAGGAATTTCTTTAGATACTAAATGGGCTGATATTTCTAAAAAACAAATGACAGATTTGGTCAATCAATTAACCAATGGACAATTTCAAGTTAACGGGAAAAGTACTTTCAAAGAAGAATTTGTTACGGCAGGTGGAGTTGATTTAAAAGAAATCAACTTCAAAACCATGGAAAGTAAACTTCATAAAAACCTTTATTTTGCAGGCGAAATTTTAAATATCGATGCCATTACTGGGGGTTTTAACTTTCAAAATGCCTGGACCAGTGGATTTATTATTAGCAATAATTTAAGTTTGTTATAATAGATTCTTTATAAATTCGTTTTTTAAACGAAATTTATAGGCCAAGAGATGAACAAAAATTGTTTAGTTCTATTTTTTTTATTTTTCCCTTTTTTTTGTGTACTAAGTCAAGAAAAAGAATTTCAAAACTTCACAACAGAAGAAGGCCTTTCCAGTAACGAAGTATACAGTGCTTTTCAAGATAAAAATGGGGTAGTATGGTTTGCAACCGACAGAGGACTTAGCACTTATAACGGTTATGAATTTAAGAATTACGCCCCCAAAAATGGTCTTACAGATATTACCGTTTTTGATTTTTTTCCTCAATCAAATCAACAAGTATGGTGTTCTACCTTTAATGGAAAACTATTTTATTTTATAAACGGATCCACAAGCTTTAAACCATATAAATACAATCATGTATTTTCGAGTTATATCTATCGGAAGAAAATACCTACTTTTTTTGTAAGAAAATTAAAAGTTACTCAACAAGGAGATGTGTACATATCGGATGGCTCTACTTTACTTAAAATTGATAGAAAAGGAGTTTTAACAGAACTGTATAGGAAGAGTGCAAAGGAACAAACTCCTTGTTATTTGAATCTATATCCTATAAATTCATTGCAAAAAATCGAATACTTTTCTCCTCGAAAAAGTGTGGTAAGTTTACCATTAAAAAAAGGACTTTTTAGGAATATAGTTTCCTGCTTTAAAGACTCTAAACTTGTAATATGTGATAGTTTAGTTCGTTTTTATAATTCTAATAGTAAAGCAATTGATATTGAATACAAGAACTATATTGCAATTGGTGTTGGACAATACGACGCAAGACATTTTTGGATAGGTTACCGAGGAAAAGGTTATAGCGTTTTTGATGATAAAGGAGTAAAAGTTGCTAGTTTTTTAAAGGCTAATTCTGTTACAAAAGTTTTAAAAGATTGTTATGGAGGTATATGGGTGACTTCTATTGATGCGGGTGTTTTTTATAAAAGACCAAATCAGATTAAAAATTTTAAATTTCAAAATACAAGAATAAATTCTCTCACGAAAAATAAAAACAATCAGCTTTTTATTGGAGGATTTAATGGCAATGTCTATAAAAAAGAGAAAGATGGCAGCATTGTAAAATTGTATAATGGTCTGATGAATATTCCATCTATTGTGCAATACAATTCAATTCTTAATACTACTTTTTGTTATTCAGATAATAAGATAATAACGTTCCCGAAAAATAACAACTATCAAAACATTGGAGGTGTGTTAAAAATGTCTGATGATTCTGAAAGTTTAATTTTTGCGCGTTATGGAATATATACTGTAGTTGATAAAAACAGAATATTTTCGGATACTTTACATTTTAGAATACATGATATTTCCAAGGTAAGCAATACTTTTTATTTAGGAACTATAGACGGATTGAAAGTCTTGCATCAAGGAAAAATATCTAAACTAAATAACGATATTTTTAAGTACAGAATAGACGATATTGATTATGTGAAGTCTAAAGGGATATTGTATTTAGCAACTCTAGGTAAAGGAGTCATTGTATACAATATTAAAGATGGTACATTTTTTACAGTAGATAAATCGAAAGGATTATCTAACGACATTGTTACAGAGTTGCTAGTAGAAAATGAAAACACTATTTGGGTTTGTACTAATAAAGGTCTCAACAGAATATCGTTTATGGATAAAAAGAAATTTAACATTGATTACATAACCACAAATAATGGATTACAAAGCAATCAAATACATGATGTAGAAATCCTAGAGGACTCTGTATATGTTGGAACCACAAAAGGGTTATCCATATTTTCTAAAAGACAGTTTTCAGAATTGATTTCTAAAAAAGACCACTTTTTACGAATTAAAGATGTTAAAATAAATAATGTACTGTATACGAAAAGTAACTCAAATTTGGATTTGAGATATAATCAAAATCAGATTGATTTTTTTGTGGAAGCTGTTTCATTTGCTCCTAAAAATACAATTGTATATCAATACAAATTAGTAGGATTGGATAAAACATGGAAAACCACAAACGATAGGAGAATTTCGTATGAGTATATACCGCCAGGAAATTATAAGTTATATGTAAAGGTTATAGACGATGGAAGATTTTTCCCGGAGGAATGTGCTACACTTTCTTTCAAAATTCAAAAGCCTTTTTGGCAAACTTCATGGTTCTTTCTTTTATGGATTAGTTTTTTGGCGGTAGTCATTTATTTCTTTTTCAAAATAAAGGTGTTAACCTATAATAAAGATATCGTAAGGGAATTACTTCGTTTGTGGATGAAGAGATTGAAAAAGAAAGAAGGTTTCTTTTTGTTTAAGGAAGCAGGTAAAGAGGTTAGGATAAAAACTTCCGAGATTTTATTTGTACAATCCTCTGGAAATTATATAGATGTTATCACAGTTACAAAAAAATATACGATAAGAGGGAAAATTGGAGATTTTATGCACTCTGTGCCAGATGCTCTAGAATTCCTGAGAGTGCATAGATCCTATATTGTACGAATTGATAAAATTGACCAAAAAAGTAAAAAGGATATTTATATTAAAGATTTTATAATTCCTGTGGGAGAAAAATATCTTACAGAAATAGAAAAAATACACTTTTAAGGCTTTTATATTCAATAAACACGATGATTCCGTTAAAAAATTTGTCCCCAAAAAGACTGTTTTCATCCCACTATGAAAAAGTCTCTATGTAAGCTTAATCTCTATTCATCACTTTTTTGTGCCAGATTATCACAAACAAGGGTGTAGGAAATTTTCTAATTGCCAGTCGACTATAGTTTTGCAGAACAAATTTTAAAATTAAAAAAATGAAAAAAACTGTTTATGGCGTTTTGTTCCTTGCCGTAGTAGGAATTGGATTGGTATCTTGTGAGAAAGAATCTTTAGAGCAAAAAATGGATTTGCCAAATTCTAAATTAAGCAATGATAATAAAGAAAATGCAAGTAAAGCGCTTATTTTTAATTATGTTCTAGCTGTAGATAATGTGAATTTAGAATTGGTGAGAAAAAAATATGATTTTAATACTAATTTGTTCACAAACACTAATTCTGTGAATAATTTTTCTTACAATGGAATCGCAGCATTTGATGATGATATTGCTTCCTTAGAAAAAACAAGTTCGACCGAATCATGGATATATTATGATTCGGGTAGTTTATGGGGGGTGTCAGGTCCAGTTAAATATTTAGGTGCTAATATTTTAATGGATGAGATAGAATTATTAGATGATGATATTAATAAATTGTACGGATTACGTGGATCTTCCATCTACAAGTTAACCTTTGATGCAACAACATCAAGTTTCAATGCTTCCATTGTTTACACTTATATTCCATCTGGAAAAGGGGCTAGAAGGTATTCTATTGCTCCAACAGATGTTAATGGTAATTTTATTAGATTGTATACAGCCCCTTCAGTTGCTGGTTTGGCAGGTCAACCAATCCCGATGACAATACTTTCCTATGTGGATATAAATCCAACAAATGGTATCACAACTATGCCTGTAAATGTATCTACGATGGTTCCTGGTGTTGGTGATTTAAGTTCTTTTACTGTAAATAACTTTTCGGTTGGTTCTCAGTATGATTCTAAGTATTATGTTGTAATTGATAAGAGTATTTACGGTTTAAATACGCCAACTTCGTTAGTGTGGGTTGATGCTTTTAATAACACTGTAAGAGATTGTAGCTTTTATACTTTTTAAGTTTAGGTTTCAAAAAATGTATTCTAAAATAGATAACCATCAATATTTATTGGTGGTTATTTTTCTAAAAATATTTGGAATACTAAGTGTAAATTATTTTCAGTGTATTAAGAATTTAAATACCAAATACTACCATTTAAAATAGTTGCAAAACTAACCCAAGCCAAATAAGGATATAATAATTTTGAAGCCAACGAATCAATTTTACCAAAAGCTTTTATGGTTTCAAAAATGAACAGCCAAAGTAATAAGATTTCAAGGAAGGCTAAAAAAGGATTACACAACCCAAAAAATAAAACAGACCACAAAGCATTTAGAAACAATTGAATGCCAAAAAGAGTCATTGCTTGTTTCTTGTTATTACTTTTCTCATTGCTCCAAACAATAGCAAAAGCCAGTCCCATCAGGATGTATAAAAGAGTCCATACCGGAGCAAATACCCACGAAGGCGGATTAAAAAAAGGTTTTATAACTGTAGGAAACCAAGTTTTTACTGAGGATTGCGTAGCAAAACCAGAAAGAAATCCAACTAATAAACAGGTAAAAACGGATACTAATGCTTTTGAGAGGTGTATTCTTTTCAAAATTTAATTTCATTTGTTTGAACGTAAATTTAAACATTCCTGAACAAAAAAAGTATCTTTGCCTAAATTTTAGTTTTTATGTTTTCTGAAAAGGATTTTATCGCTTCAAATTATACAATTTCTACAACCGAAGGTTCTTTTGAATGGAGTGCACCAAGTAATATTGCTTTAGTTAAATATTGGGGAAAAATAGGGAGCCAACTTCCAGCAAATCCATCAATTAGCTTTACACTAAATAATTGTAAAACAATTACAAAATTAGCTTTTTCGAAAAAACAAAACGATGGTGATTTCTCATTCGATTTATTATTTGAAGGCAAGCCAAAAGAAGATTTTAAACCTAAAATTCAGAAATTCTTCGAACGTATTTTTGAGTTTTGTCCGTATTTGAAAGATTTTCATTTTACGATTGATACTCAAAATACTTTTCCACACAGTTCTGGTATTGCTTCTTCGGCTTCAGGAATGGCAGCAATGGCTATGAATGTCATGAGTCTAGAAAGATTATTAAATCCTGAAATTAAAGAAGAATATTTTTATCAAAAAGCCTCTTTACTGGCACGTTTAGGGTCTGGTAGTGCTTGCCGAAGCGTAAAAGGTGAAGTTGTTGTTTGGGGCGAGCATAAAGAAATTACAGAAAGTTCAAATTTATTTGGAGTTGAATTTTCAAGTATCCATGACAATTTTAAGAATTACCAGGACACTATCCTGTTGGTTGATAAAGGGGAGAAGCAAGTATCTAGTACCGTTGGACATGATTTAATGCACAATCACCCTTTTGCCGAAAGACGATTTGAGCAAGCTCATGAAAATCTGTCGAAAATGAAATTTATCCTAGAAACAGGAAATACGGAAGAATTTATCAAAATTGTAGAAAGTGAAGCGCTTACTTTACATGCCATGATGATGACTTCTATGCCGTATTTTATTTTGATGAAACCGAATACTTTAGAGATCATTAATAAGATTTGGAAATTTAGAAATGAAACGCAAATACCTGTTTGTTTTACACTAGATGCTGGTGCTAATGTTCATGTTTTATATCCAAAAGACACTAAAGAAAAAGTTTTGCAATTTATTAAGGACGAATTAGTTGGCTATTGTCAAAATGGTCAATATATTTGTGACGAAATTGGACATGGTGCTATGTCAATTTAATTTGTATCTTTATAACTGTAAACTAATTACCGTTAACACTTAACCACATGAAAGGACCTCTATTCTACTCAAAAATTCTGCTTTTCGGAGAGTATGGAATTATTAAAGATTCTAAAGGTTTGGCAATTCCTTATAATTTTTACAACGGAGCTTTAAAAATTGAAGAGAATCCTTCAGTTGATGCAATCAAATCCAACGAAAGTTTAAAGCGTTTTGCTGCTTATTTAAGTGAATTGCAGTCTGAACAACCATCATTGGTAACTTTCAATATGGAAGCATTAAAAGCAGATGTAGCTAACGGAATGTATTTCGATTCAAGTATTCCGCAAGGGTATGGAGTAGGTAGCAGTGGTGCTTTAGTTGCAGCTATTTATGATAAGTATGCAAACAGTAAAATAACAGTTCTTGAAAATTTAACTCGCGAGAAACTATTACAGTTAAAAGCTATTTTTTCTCAAATGGAATCTTTTTTTCACGGGAAAAGTTCAGGACTAGATCCTTTAAATAGTTATTTAAGCATTCCAATTTTAATCAATTCAAAAGATAATATCGAAGCTACAGGAATTCCTACTCAAAGCGCTAATGGTAAAGGAGCTGTTTTCTTGCTTGATTCTGGAATGGTTGGGGAAACAGCACCGATGGTTAATATTTTTATGGAAAATCTTAAAGAAGAAGGCTTCCGTAAAATGCTTAAGTCACAATTTATAAAATATACTGATGCGTGTGTAGAAAACTTTCTGCACGGAGATATGAAATCTCTTTTTTCAAATACAAAAAAACTTTCAAAAGTTGTTTTGAATAACTTTAAACCAATGATTCCTGAACATTTTCATCAAGTTTGGCAACGTGGAATCGATACCAACGATTATTACTTAAAATTGTGTGGTTCAGGTGGAGGTGGTTATATCCTTGG contains:
- a CDS encoding TspO/MBR family protein encodes the protein MKRIHLSKALVSVFTCLLVGFLSGFATQSSVKTWFPTVIKPFFNPPSWVFAPVWTLLYILMGLAFAIVWSNEKSNNKKQAMTLFGIQLFLNALWSVLFFGLCNPFLAFLEILLLWLFIFETIKAFGKIDSLASKLLYPYLAWVSFATILNGSIWYLNS
- a CDS encoding mevalonate kinase family protein — protein: MKGPLFYSKILLFGEYGIIKDSKGLAIPYNFYNGALKIEENPSVDAIKSNESLKRFAAYLSELQSEQPSLVTFNMEALKADVANGMYFDSSIPQGYGVGSSGALVAAIYDKYANSKITVLENLTREKLLQLKAIFSQMESFFHGKSSGLDPLNSYLSIPILINSKDNIEATGIPTQSANGKGAVFLLDSGMVGETAPMVNIFMENLKEEGFRKMLKSQFIKYTDACVENFLHGDMKSLFSNTKKLSKVVLNNFKPMIPEHFHQVWQRGIDTNDYYLKLCGSGGGGYILGFAQDFAKAKESLKDYKLEVVYQF
- a CDS encoding diphosphomevalonate/mevalonate 3,5-bisphosphate decarboxylase family protein codes for the protein MFSEKDFIASNYTISTTEGSFEWSAPSNIALVKYWGKIGSQLPANPSISFTLNNCKTITKLAFSKKQNDGDFSFDLLFEGKPKEDFKPKIQKFFERIFEFCPYLKDFHFTIDTQNTFPHSSGIASSASGMAAMAMNVMSLERLLNPEIKEEYFYQKASLLARLGSGSACRSVKGEVVVWGEHKEITESSNLFGVEFSSIHDNFKNYQDTILLVDKGEKQVSSTVGHDLMHNHPFAERRFEQAHENLSKMKFILETGNTEEFIKIVESEALTLHAMMMTSMPYFILMKPNTLEIINKIWKFRNETQIPVCFTLDAGANVHVLYPKDTKEKVLQFIKDELVGYCQNGQYICDEIGHGAMSI
- a CDS encoding ligand-binding sensor domain-containing protein; this encodes MNKNCLVLFFLFFPFFCVLSQEKEFQNFTTEEGLSSNEVYSAFQDKNGVVWFATDRGLSTYNGYEFKNYAPKNGLTDITVFDFFPQSNQQVWCSTFNGKLFYFINGSTSFKPYKYNHVFSSYIYRKKIPTFFVRKLKVTQQGDVYISDGSTLLKIDRKGVLTELYRKSAKEQTPCYLNLYPINSLQKIEYFSPRKSVVSLPLKKGLFRNIVSCFKDSKLVICDSLVRFYNSNSKAIDIEYKNYIAIGVGQYDARHFWIGYRGKGYSVFDDKGVKVASFLKANSVTKVLKDCYGGIWVTSIDAGVFYKRPNQIKNFKFQNTRINSLTKNKNNQLFIGGFNGNVYKKEKDGSIVKLYNGLMNIPSIVQYNSILNTTFCYSDNKIITFPKNNNYQNIGGVLKMSDDSESLIFARYGIYTVVDKNRIFSDTLHFRIHDISKVSNTFYLGTIDGLKVLHQGKISKLNNDIFKYRIDDIDYVKSKGILYLATLGKGVIVYNIKDGTFFTVDKSKGLSNDIVTELLVENENTIWVCTNKGLNRISFMDKKKFNIDYITTNNGLQSNQIHDVEILEDSVYVGTTKGLSIFSKRQFSELISKKDHFLRIKDVKINNVLYTKSNSNLDLRYNQNQIDFFVEAVSFAPKNTIVYQYKLVGLDKTWKTTNDRRISYEYIPPGNYKLYVKVIDDGRFFPEECATLSFKIQKPFWQTSWFFLLWISFLAVVIYFFFKIKVLTYNKDIVRELLRLWMKRLKKKEGFFLFKEAGKEVRIKTSEILFVQSSGNYIDVITVTKKYTIRGKIGDFMHSVPDALEFLRVHRSYIVRIDKIDQKSKKDIYIKDFIIPVGEKYLTEIEKIHF